One genomic region from Balaenoptera musculus isolate JJ_BM4_2016_0621 chromosome X, mBalMus1.pri.v3, whole genome shotgun sequence encodes:
- the SOX3 gene encoding transcription factor SOX-3 yields MRPARDNASGASSLRVPADSARSTSASLPFLPDPLAHRPPSAPPTESSGLFTVAAPVPGAPSPPATLAHLLPAPAMYSLLETELKNPVGPPTPAAGAGGPAAPGGAGKSSANAAGGANAGGGSGGGASAGGGGGGGGGSDQDRVKRPMNAFMVWSRGQRRKMALENPKMHNSEISKRLGADWKLLTDAEKRPFIDEAKRLRAVHMKEYPDYKYRPRRKTKTLLKKDKYSLPGGLLPPGAAAAAAAAAAAAAASSPVGVGQRLDTYTHVNGWANGAYSLVQEQLGYAQPATMSSPPPPPALPQMHRYDMAGLQYSPMMPPGAQSYMNAAAAAAAASGYGGMAPSAAAAAAAYGQQPATAAAAAAAAAMSLGPMGTVVKTEPSSPPPAIASHSQRACLGDLRDMISMYLPPGGDAADAASPLPGGRLHSVHQHYQGAGTAVNGTVPLTHI; encoded by the coding sequence ATGCGACCAGCCCGAGACAACGCATCAGGTGCGAGTAGCCTGCGGGTTCCTGCTGATTCGGCGCGGAGCACTTCGGCAAGCCTGCCCTTCCTGCCCGACCCGCTGGCCCACCGGCCCCCAAGCGCCCCTCCGACGGAGTCCTCAGGCCTTTTCACCGTGGCCGCTCCAGTCCCGGGAGCGCCTTCTCCTCCCGCCACCCTGGCGCACCTTCTTCCCGCCCCGGCCATGTACAGCCTGCTGGAGACTGAACTCAAGAACCCCGTGGGGCCACCCACCCCAGCTGCAGGCGCGGGCGGCCCCGCAGCCCCGGGCGGCGCAGGCAAGAGTAGCGCGAACGCAGCCGGCGGCGCGAACGcaggcggcggcagcggcggtgGCGCGagcgccggcggcggcggcggcggcggcggaggcagTGACCAGGACCGGGTGAAGCGGCCCATGAACGCCTTCATGGTTTGGTCCCGCGGGCAGCGGCGCAAGATGGCCCTGGAGAACCCCAAGATGCACAACTCTGAGATCAGCAAGCGCTTGGGTGCCGACTGGAAACTGCTGACCGACGCCGAGAAGCGGCCGTTCATCGACGAGGCCAAGCGGCTGCGCGCCGTGCACATGAAAGAATACCCGGACTACAAGTACCGGCCGCGCCGCAAGACCAAGACGCTGCTCAAGAAGGACAAGTACTCCCTGCCCGGCGGCCTGCTGCCCCCCGgagccgcggccgccgccgccgccgctgccgccgccgccgccgctagCAGCCCGGTGGGCGTGGGCCAGCGCCTGGACACGTACACACACGTGAACGGCTGGGCCAACGGCGCGTACTCGCTGGTGCAGGAGCAGCTGGGCTACGCGCAGCCCGCGACCATGAgcagcccgccgccgccgcccgcgctgCCGCAGATGCACCGCTACGACATGGCCGGCCTGCAGTACAGCCCCATGATGCCGCCCGGCGCCCAGAGCTACATGAacgccgccgccgcggccgccgccgcctcggGCTACGGGGGCATGGCgccctccgccgccgccgccgccgccgcctacGGGCAGCAGCcggccaccgccgccgccgccgcggccgccgccgccatgAGCCTGGGCCCCATGGGCACGGTGGTGAAGACCGAGCCCAGCTCGCCGCCGCCCGCCATCGCGTCGCACTCGCAGCGCGCGTGCCTCGGCGACCTGCGCGACATGATCAGCATGTACCTGCCGCCCGGCGGGGACGCGGCTGACGCCGCCTCGCCGCTACCGGGCGGCCGCCTGCACAGCGTGCACCAGCACTACCAGGGCGCCGGGACTGCCGTCAACGGAACGGTGCCGCTGACCCACATCTGA